The DNA segment AAATAAAAGAAATGAAAACAAGATTCAGACAATACGAAATCATATTTATCAGTATAGTTACTGTAATTGTTGCAGTTGGTTATTTTTGGATAGGCAATCAGATTCAAAATCATCACTTATCAAATGTATTTGAGATAGCATACATTAAGCGTAACCTTACCTTTGATTATAATAGAAATATTCTTTTCCCTCAATTAGGGGCGTTACTGATATTTTATGGCTGTTATATCGGAATAAATTTATTGGTATCTCCTGTGATTCGTAGTTTTTTTGGCAAGAGCCAGCCTGGATTTCCATTGGCTAAAGTTTTAGTGGTCGTTTTTTCTGCTGCTTTTCTTTCTTTAATGCTGTCTGTCGGAATAAACTGGATAAGTTCAATTGCACATCCTGCCTATTTCAATTACAATTCATTTGGATTGGTCAGTCTGCTCGGATATAATGAGCGGCCTTTAGAAAATCTATTATTTGGAATTGACCGGGCTGCAGGCCTGATCTGTCTCCTTATGGTTGCTACATGTATTAGCGCGTTTGCAGCTTTTATCATTGAAAAGAAGCAAGATAGTGTGGTGATGATCGCAAATAAAATTGCGCTTATACTAGGTGTTTACTTTATTGTGGCCGTTCTGCTATTTACATTTGGTTTTAGAAATGAACCGTTTTTTAGATTTTATTTTTGCTTTCTGCCTCCAGTTGGAATTGTATATTTTTTTAATAAATATTTTTTATTTCCATTGTATGGAACATATACCATATTTAATTTAAGATTGTTATCAGGTATATTACTATCCACCTTTATAGTTACATTGGCATTTATCTCGTTTTCATCGCATGAAGATGTAAGGCTATCTGTATTTATTGTTTGGCTCTTTCAGCTTATCGTTGTCACGCCAGTTTCCTGGCTTATGTTTCAGCAACAAAAAGATGTAATATTGAAATTCAGGGTGGCTCAGATTGAACTGGGAAAATCGAAATCAGACCTGTATTTTCTACGTTCACAAATAAATCCACATTTTTTATTTAATTCATTAAATACCTTATATGGCACTGCACTAGTTGAAAATTCAACAAAAACGGCTGAAGGCATACAAATGCTGGGGGATATGATGCGTTTTATGCTTCACGATAACAATTCAGAATTCATATTAATGTCCCGGGAAATTGAATATCTGGAGAATTATATTGCATTTCAGAAACTTAGAATACAAGATTCGCCAACCATATCTGTTTCTGATCGCATAGATAACGAGGGGTGTAATTGTATGATAGCGCCGATGCTATTTATACCATTTGTGGAAAATGCATTTAAATATGGTATCGATCTGCTAGAGGAATCTCAAATAACAATTCGGCTGGATTGTAATGAAGATACTATTGATTTCGAAGTTGTAAATAATATCCATGCTGCACAAAACACTGATCTTAAATCTGAACAATCGGGCACGGGTATACAGAATGTAAAAGACAGGTTGGAGTTAATCTACAAAAATAAATACGATCTAAAAATAAATGATGATGGAAAGCAATTCACTGTCCGTCTGAAACTACAGGTATAATTTAAATCATATCAACATAATGTTAAAAGCAATTGCAATAGACGATGAGCCGCTCGCACTCGAAGTAATTAAAAAGCTGGCAGTGGACATCACGTTTTTGGATCTGACAGCTACTTTTACAAATTCATTCCACGCAATGGATTTCCTTCAGAATAACAAGGTGGATTTGATCTTTTTAGACATTAAAATGCCCAATATATCAGGCATTGATTTCTTAAAATCATTAACAAATGCACCCATGGTTATTGTTACAACAGCATACGGTGAATACGCGGTGCAAAGTTTTGATTTAAACGTCCTGGATTATCTCTTAAAACCGTTCTCTTTAGCCCGTTTTCTTAAGGCTTGTAATAAGGCGCTTGATTTATATAAATTGAAAAATAACAGCAGTCTTATTCCAGCAGATTCGAATCATATTTTTTTGAAAAGTGGCTATGAACAAATTCGGGTTAACCTGGACGATATCATTTATATCGAAAGTGTTGGCAACTATTTGCATGTAAATTTAAAAGATGATAAGGTAATTTCAAGGCTGACAATGGGAGAGATAGAGGCGATTTTACCATCATCATCTTTTATGAGAATTCACAGATCATTTATTGTCCCGAAAAAAGCAATTACAAAAATTGATAAAAAAAGTCTTTGGATAGGAACTAAGGAATTTACAATCGGGGTTTTGTATCTCGATGAGATACGTCAGGTTGTTAATAAATATTAAATCTATCATTCATGAAAATATACCTACTGGTTCTAATTTCTTTGGTGTTCAGCAAATTAAGCTTTTCGCAACAAGTTTCAAAAGACATCACTTCCTCTTACTCAATTCAGGGTACTGTAATTGATACCGTGGATAAAGCCAAGTTGAAAAATTGTACCATAGTAGTAATCAGTGCCCAAGATTCAATTTTACAGGGTTTTACCAGGACAAATTTAGCAGGCAGGTTCATTTTACAGGACCTTAATCCTGGGAAACTCACAATGATTGTGTATTCTTCTGATTATGCAGAATTCAGACAGACATTTGTGATAGACTCCAATAATAGAAATATAGATTTCGGATCGGTTTCGCTCGTTCTTAAAACACATTTGCTTCAGGAAGTAATCATTAGTGGTAACGTCTCACAAATAAAAATAAAAGGAGATACTACAGAATACAATGCCGGATCGTTCAAAATACAACCCAATGCTAAAGTGGAGGATTTGCTTAAGCAGTTGCCCGGAATTCAAATAGACAAAGACGGGAAAATTACTGCACAAGGCGTGAAAATAAATAGGGTGCTTGTAGATGGTGAAGAATTTTTTGGCGATGATCCTACATTAGTTACCCGGAATTTGCGAGCAGATATGATTGATAAAGTTCAGATTTTTGATAAAACCAGTGATCAGGCTGCATTCACAGGCGTTAACGATGGAAAAAAAGAAAAAACAATTAATGTAAAACTAAAAGATGATAAAAAGAATGGCTATTTCGGAAAAATAGATGGCGGTATAGGTACTGATGGCTATTTCCGTGGGCAAGCGCTATTTAATAAATTTAAAGAGAAGCAAAAATTCTCTATATATTCTATCTTGGGAAATGATGGGGTTACGGGACTAGGTTGGCAGGACAACGCAAAATACGCATCTTCGACAGTTGATTTATCGGAGGCAGGTATGATTATTCATTTAGGTGGAGGTGATGAATTTGACAATGATAATGGCCGATATAATGGACAAGGAATTCCATTAGCTAAAACAGGAGGGGTTCATTATGATAATAAATGGAAAGATGATAAGCAATCCATTAATGTTGATTATAAAATTGGATCTATCATTATTAAAGGGAATAGCAGCATAATTTCAGATAACAACCTACCTGAGAATACCTTGAAAAGTATTTCGGATCAAAATTCTTATCAGAATCTGTTTAAACAAAAACTTAATGGTGTATATAAGCTTCAATTGGATTCTACATCTATATTGAAGGTAGGTTTTAGTGGCTTTTTAAAGCATACAAAATCTAATGATGATTATACCTCACAGACGACAGATCAGCTGGGAGGGCTGTTAAATAACAGCAGGAGAGAAGTAACCAATAATGGAAAGCAGAATAATTATTCCACTGATTTGTTATTTACCAAGAGGCTAAGAAAAGCTGGAAGAAGTTATACGATTTATTTAGGACAATCATTTGATGAGAACAATAGCACCGGGTTTTTGAAATCCGGGATCAATTTTTACAATGATAAAGGTACCGTAGATAGCGTACAGAACATTGATCAGTTTAAAGTTAATAATTTAAAAAATCTGACTGTTAATAGCAATTTGACCTATTCTGAACCTTTGTCAAAATCACTTTCAATATTGTTAAATTATAGTTTCGCTTATGGAAGTAGTAACTCGAGTCGCGAATCTTTTAATCCACTATCAGCAGGTAGATACACCATTTTAGATACGCTATATAGTAATGATTTTAAATTAAAGCAATTTTCAAATCAGGCCGGAGCCGCTTTAAATTATAATAAAAATAAGACCAGTTTGAATATTGGAACAAAAGTTGGAAATGTAAATTTTCAGCAACTGAATAATTTTAGCGGGACTAAATTGGATAAGAATTATACCATCTGGATTCCTCAGGCTAATGCTCAATACAGACTTTCGCAGCACTCGGCACTCAGGTTAAATTATAATGGCAATACAGTTTTACCCACAATATCGCAGCTACAACCAGTACGGATAAATTTAGACCCATTAAATGTTACTGTAGGAAATCCGGGTTTGACACCGGCATTTGATCATCGTCTGTTTTTTGGGTATAATTCTTTTACGCCATCTAATGGTCAGTTAATCGGAGTTTTTGCTAACTATACAATAACGACAAATCCAATTGTAAACGATTTGCGAACAGATACCAATGGAAAAAGTATCATTGGATCTCTGAACCTTGGAGGAAAAATGCCATCAAATATTAATTTCAATATATTTTATGATAGAAAAATAAAGCCATTGGACTTAAGCGCTGGTATTAACCTTGGGGTTAATGGTAATACTTATTATAATCTTACCAATGGAGAGATTAACATCACCAAATCTTATACCTATACCGGTCAGCTTAGGTTTTCAAAAACAGTTCCGGAGAAATATGATTTTAATTTTTCTTTGGGTCCGACATTTACTGTTTCAGGATCGTCATTACAACCAAATTTGAGCAATAGTGGAAACGGATTTCTTGGAAATGGTTCATTTGTAATTTATTTACCCTGGAAATTCCAGTTTTACTCAGATGCAAGCTATCAGTATAATTCAAAAACTGAAGTTTTCGATCAGACGTTTTCCCGTTTAATTGTCAACTCCTCTGTTAATAAAACATTTTTGAAAGAGAGAAATTTGAAACTTTCTTTATCTGTGAATGATTTGTTAAATCAAAATAATGGGTTCAACAGAGTTGTTAACGGAAATTTTATAAGTCAAAATAACTTTATAACTATAAGAAGATTTTTTATGTTTTCACTTACCTATGACTTTAACAAAGTAGGGGTGTCTAAATAACTTAATGATAAGTAATATGAAATTCAAATTTTTTTTTCTCAGTTGTCTCGCGCTATTACCAGTAAAGTCTTTATTTTCTCAGGGTAAAAGATTGACATCCTCCGGAATTATAGAATTCCAGAAGAGCGTGAATATGTCTGCTATCCTGAAAAGGAGTATTACAAAAGCGAATTCTAATTTGTTTCAGCCTGCCTACGATCAATATGTTCAAAGTCATCCTCAGTTTCTGATACTTAAAAGTACTTTGAAATTCTCTGACAATAAAACCTTGTTTTTACCTGATTCTATTGGTAATATATCCGCAGGTTTTTTTGGGCCACAGCCAATGG comes from the Pedobacter sp. FW305-3-2-15-E-R2A2 genome and includes:
- a CDS encoding LytTR family DNA-binding domain-containing protein, which produces MLKAIAIDDEPLALEVIKKLAVDITFLDLTATFTNSFHAMDFLQNNKVDLIFLDIKMPNISGIDFLKSLTNAPMVIVTTAYGEYAVQSFDLNVLDYLLKPFSLARFLKACNKALDLYKLKNNSSLIPADSNHIFLKSGYEQIRVNLDDIIYIESVGNYLHVNLKDDKVISRLTMGEIEAILPSSSFMRIHRSFIVPKKAITKIDKKSLWIGTKEFTIGVLYLDEIRQVVNKY
- a CDS encoding histidine kinase, with protein sequence MKTRFRQYEIIFISIVTVIVAVGYFWIGNQIQNHHLSNVFEIAYIKRNLTFDYNRNILFPQLGALLIFYGCYIGINLLVSPVIRSFFGKSQPGFPLAKVLVVVFSAAFLSLMLSVGINWISSIAHPAYFNYNSFGLVSLLGYNERPLENLLFGIDRAAGLICLLMVATCISAFAAFIIEKKQDSVVMIANKIALILGVYFIVAVLLFTFGFRNEPFFRFYFCFLPPVGIVYFFNKYFLFPLYGTYTIFNLRLLSGILLSTFIVTLAFISFSSHEDVRLSVFIVWLFQLIVVTPVSWLMFQQQKDVILKFRVAQIELGKSKSDLYFLRSQINPHFLFNSLNTLYGTALVENSTKTAEGIQMLGDMMRFMLHDNNSEFILMSREIEYLENYIAFQKLRIQDSPTISVSDRIDNEGCNCMIAPMLFIPFVENAFKYGIDLLEESQITIRLDCNEDTIDFEVVNNIHAAQNTDLKSEQSGTGIQNVKDRLELIYKNKYDLKINDDGKQFTVRLKLQV
- a CDS encoding TonB-dependent receptor, with translation MKIYLLVLISLVFSKLSFSQQVSKDITSSYSIQGTVIDTVDKAKLKNCTIVVISAQDSILQGFTRTNLAGRFILQDLNPGKLTMIVYSSDYAEFRQTFVIDSNNRNIDFGSVSLVLKTHLLQEVIISGNVSQIKIKGDTTEYNAGSFKIQPNAKVEDLLKQLPGIQIDKDGKITAQGVKINRVLVDGEEFFGDDPTLVTRNLRADMIDKVQIFDKTSDQAAFTGVNDGKKEKTINVKLKDDKKNGYFGKIDGGIGTDGYFRGQALFNKFKEKQKFSIYSILGNDGVTGLGWQDNAKYASSTVDLSEAGMIIHLGGGDEFDNDNGRYNGQGIPLAKTGGVHYDNKWKDDKQSINVDYKIGSIIIKGNSSIISDNNLPENTLKSISDQNSYQNLFKQKLNGVYKLQLDSTSILKVGFSGFLKHTKSNDDYTSQTTDQLGGLLNNSRREVTNNGKQNNYSTDLLFTKRLRKAGRSYTIYLGQSFDENNSTGFLKSGINFYNDKGTVDSVQNIDQFKVNNLKNLTVNSNLTYSEPLSKSLSILLNYSFAYGSSNSSRESFNPLSAGRYTILDTLYSNDFKLKQFSNQAGAALNYNKNKTSLNIGTKVGNVNFQQLNNFSGTKLDKNYTIWIPQANAQYRLSQHSALRLNYNGNTVLPTISQLQPVRINLDPLNVTVGNPGLTPAFDHRLFFGYNSFTPSNGQLIGVFANYTITTNPIVNDLRTDTNGKSIIGSLNLGGKMPSNINFNIFYDRKIKPLDLSAGINLGVNGNTYYNLTNGEINITKSYTYTGQLRFSKTVPEKYDFNFSLGPTFTVSGSSLQPNLSNSGNGFLGNGSFVIYLPWKFQFYSDASYQYNSKTEVFDQTFSRLIVNSSVNKTFLKERNLKLSLSVNDLLNQNNGFNRVVNGNFISQNNFITIRRFFMFSLTYDFNKVGVSK